The Anopheles coluzzii chromosome 2, AcolN3, whole genome shotgun sequence genome window below encodes:
- the LOC120948522 gene encoding ADP-ribosylation factor 6: protein MGKLLSKIFGNKEMRILMLGLDAAGKTTILYKLKLGQSVTTIPTVGFNVETVTYKNVKFNVWDVGGQDKIRPLWRHYYTGTQGLIFVVDCADRDRIDEARQELHRIINDREMRDAIILIFANKQDLPEAMKPHEIQEKLGLTRIRDRNWYVQPSCATTGDGLYEGLTWLTSNHKL from the exons ATGGGGAAGCTGCTGTCGAAAATTTTCGGCAACAAGGAAATGCGAATTCTGATGCTGGGACTGGATGCTGCCGGCAAAACAA CTATACTGTATAAGCTAAAGTTAGGTCAATCGGTAACCACAATTCCAACGGTCGGCTTCAACGTCGAAACCGTAACGTACAAGAACGTCAAATTCAACGTGTGGGACGTTGGTGGGCAGGACAAAATCCGACCCTTATGGAGGCACTACTATACGG GTACTCAAGGATTAATTTTCGTGGTGGACTGTGCGGACCGCGACCGGATAGATGAAGCGCGGCAGGAGCTGCACCGGATAATAAATGATCGCGAGATGCGGGATGCGATCATACTGATATTTGCAAACAAGCAAGACCTGCCAGAAG CAATGAAACCTCACGAAATTCAGGAAAAGCTTGGCCTGACGCGAATACGCGACCGGAACTGGTACGTGCAGCCCTCCTGTGCCACCACCGGCGACGGTCTGTACGAGGGACTAACGTGGCTAACGTCCAACCACAAATTATGA